The Candidatus Schneideria nysicola genome contains a region encoding:
- a CDS encoding UDP-2,3-diacylglucosamine diphosphatase yields the protein MSVFFVSDVHLCTKESDTVSIFLNFLRYCSKKANSLYILGDLFDQWVGDDEMDALHQEIAIGIRKLSQQHGIPCYFIHGNRDFLLGENYAINCGMTLLPTQQILTLFGYKVIILHGDILCTADTIYQLFRKYTRKQWVKKAFLSLPLSIRKSIVNSIRQYSSNHIPYIHKNHSEVNLNLVLQIMQQTGAMIMIHGHTHQPAIHTMNNLSNQHKRVVLGHWDKYGSIIEFNQYGIHLFPFPLK from the coding sequence ATGAGTGTATTTTTTGTCTCAGACGTTCATCTTTGTACAAAAGAATCAGATACTGTATCTATATTTCTTAATTTTTTAAGATATTGTTCAAAAAAAGCTAATTCATTATATATTCTTGGTGATCTATTTGACCAATGGGTTGGTGATGATGAGATGGATGCTCTTCATCAAGAGATTGCTATAGGTATTAGAAAATTAAGTCAGCAACATGGTATTCCTTGTTATTTTATTCATGGAAATCGGGATTTCTTACTAGGAGAAAATTATGCAATAAACTGCGGTATGACTTTACTACCAACACAACAAATATTAACTTTATTTGGATATAAAGTGATTATTTTACATGGAGATATCCTTTGTACAGCAGATACTATTTATCAATTATTTAGAAAATATACTCGTAAACAATGGGTAAAAAAAGCTTTCTTATCTTTACCATTATCTATTAGAAAATCTATTGTTAATAGCATACGTCAATATAGTAGTAATCATATACCTTATATTCACAAGAATCATAGTGAGGTCAATTTAAATTTAGTTCTACAGATTATGCAACAAACAGGGGCAATGATAATGATTCATGGTCATACACATCAACCAGCTATTCATACTATGAATAATTTATCCAATCAACATAAAAGAGTAGTATTAGGACATTGGGATAAGTATGGATCTATAATAGAATTTAATCAATATGGGATACATCTATTTCCATTTCCTTTAAAATAA
- the lpcA gene encoding D-sedoheptulose 7-phosphate isomerase: protein MYQSLIYNHFNESIQVLKAFLKEIDHIQSIENAAKLIADTFKSEGKLFSCGNGGSHCNAMHLSEELTGRYRKKRSGYPAIAISDPSHISCVGNDFGYDKIFSRYIESLGKKGDILFGISTSGNSSNIIDVIKTARQKKMAVILLTGKDGGKISGSADVEINVPHIGYADRIQEIHMKIIHIIIFLIEMEMLSSV from the coding sequence ATGTATCAATCTTTAATTTATAATCACTTTAATGAAAGTATACAAGTATTAAAAGCTTTTCTTAAAGAAATCGATCATATTCAATCCATTGAAAATGCAGCAAAATTAATCGCCGATACTTTTAAATCGGAAGGTAAATTATTTTCTTGTGGAAACGGAGGCTCTCATTGTAATGCTATGCATCTTTCTGAAGAATTAACTGGAAGATACAGAAAGAAGCGATCTGGTTATCCTGCAATTGCTATATCCGATCCTAGTCATATATCCTGTGTAGGGAACGATTTTGGATATGATAAAATATTTTCACGTTATATCGAATCTCTTGGAAAAAAGGGAGATATTTTATTTGGGATTTCAACTTCAGGAAATTCATCGAATATTATAGATGTTATAAAAACAGCGCGTCAAAAGAAAATGGCCGTCATTTTACTAACTGGAAAAGATGGTGGAAAAATTTCCGGTAGTGCGGATGTAGAAATTAATGTACCCCATATTGGTTATGCTGATCGTATTCAAGAAATTCATATGAAGATAATTCATATTATTATATTTTTAATAGAAATGGAAATGTTATCATCAGTCTAA
- the gltX gene encoding glutamate--tRNA ligase, with protein sequence MQQIRTRFSPSPTGLLHVGSIRTALFSWLFARKKEGKFLLRIEDTDFNRSKKIAVKNIIESMQWLNINWDEGPYFQSQRFDRYNSIIDDMLNKNLAYRCYCSQERLNNIRKIQINNGNKPRYDGYCRNNKQYLHLNKAHVIRFCNPSKGSVSFTDKVRGYIKFDNLELDDFIIRRTDGTPTYNFCVVIDDIDMDITHVIRGEDHISNTPRQINIFKCLNVKIPQYAHIPMILSDNGQRLSKRQNSDSILKYKDDGFLPDALLNHLVRLGWSYKNKEIFNREEMITLFDFSGINKSPSIFNTKKLVWLNHYYINHLPVHYIANHLTWQFHKENISIKNGPPVEELIPLFGKRYKTLKDIVQNCSYIYEDYLEYDLTIVNKYLQKSSIPILIFIRKDLENLLKWSIESIRSLIEVTSKQFKLEKNIINMMLRIVITSVNSSPPIDKILYIVGKKRVLSRIDKIILYLSENS encoded by the coding sequence ATGCAGCAAATTAGAACTCGTTTTTCTCCTAGTCCAACGGGGTTATTACATGTTGGTAGTATTAGAACTGCTCTCTTTTCATGGTTATTTGCTAGAAAAAAAGAAGGAAAATTTTTATTAAGAATAGAAGATACGGATTTCAATCGATCAAAAAAAATTGCAGTTAAAAATATTATAGAAAGTATGCAATGGCTTAATATTAATTGGGATGAAGGACCATATTTTCAAAGTCAAAGATTCGATCGATATAATTCAATTATAGATGATATGTTAAATAAAAATCTGGCTTATAGATGTTATTGTTCTCAAGAACGTTTAAATAATATTCGTAAAATCCAGATAAATAACGGTAATAAACCTAGATATGATGGTTACTGTCGTAATAATAAACAATATCTTCATTTAAATAAAGCACATGTAATAAGATTTTGTAATCCTTCTAAAGGTTCTGTCTCTTTTACAGATAAAGTTAGAGGATATATTAAATTTGATAATCTAGAATTAGATGATTTCATTATTAGACGTACAGATGGGACTCCAACCTATAATTTTTGTGTAGTAATTGATGATATAGATATGGATATTACTCATGTTATTCGTGGAGAAGATCATATAAGTAATACTCCTCGTCAAATTAATATCTTTAAATGTTTAAATGTAAAAATTCCTCAATATGCTCACATTCCAATGATTTTAAGTGATAATGGACAAAGATTATCTAAAAGACAAAATTCTGATAGTATTCTAAAATATAAAGATGATGGCTTTCTTCCAGATGCACTATTAAATCATTTAGTACGTTTAGGATGGTCTTATAAAAATAAGGAAATTTTTAATAGAGAGGAAATGATAACACTATTTGATTTTTCCGGTATTAATAAATCTCCAAGTATTTTTAATACTAAAAAATTAGTATGGTTAAATCATTATTATATTAATCATTTACCAGTTCATTATATAGCTAATCATTTGACATGGCAATTTCATAAGGAAAATATTTCTATAAAAAATGGTCCACCTGTAGAAGAATTAATTCCCTTATTTGGGAAACGTTATAAGACTTTAAAAGATATCGTTCAAAATTGCTCGTATATTTATGAAGATTATCTTGAATATGATTTAACAATAGTTAATAAATATTTACAGAAATCCTCAATTCCAATTCTTATTTTTATTCGTAAAGATTTAGAGAATTTATTGAAATGGTCGATAGAATCTATACGTAGTCTTATAGAAGTAACATCAAAACAATTTAAATTGGAAAAAAATATTATAAATATGATGTTACGTATAGTTATAACTAGTGTTAATAGTTCACCACCTATTGATAAAATTTTATATATAGTAGGAAAAAAACGCGTTCTATCACGTATCGATAAGATTATTCTATATTTATCTGAAAATTCTTGA
- the ligA gene encoding NAD-dependent DNA ligase LigA produces MDDIKSYINNLRKKLHHWAFLYYVKNNPEVSDMEFDEAMEELRLLEEKRPDLLTIDSPTQTIGTSFKKYFKKVHHLTPMLSLNSIFNELELIDFDKKINNLFNTDKILYCCELKFDGIAINLIYKNGSLIQAATRGNGLIGEDITDNVRMVKSIPKYLNTDNIPDMLEIRGEVLMLNNKFTELNQINFQEGKRLFSNPRNAAAGSIRSINSDIISKKYLAFFSYGVGSLESRTISFNSHWQCLQQLILWGIPVHNFRYLSNNIKDILDIYYKACKIRSNLNFNIDGMVIKVDQLKLQKKLGSTIRAPRWAIAYKFQSKEKITDLYDVKFQVGRTGIITPIACFKKIEISGAKIKNASLYNFNEIERLGLMLGDTIIVQRIGDVIPRVISVVLYKRRLNKVKKIILPTHCPLCNSVIEISKNKIAKCTGGIICIAQKKESIKHFVSYQGMNIQGIGSKIIDKLVDNNLIHFPSDLFKLNHKILCQIDNIGPILSRKIILSIEKSKSTTLDKFLYALGIREVGLTTARNLAKTYGTLENIINADLDSLNNVKDVGEKTAVYIYKFFKNESNIRFIEECLHSSIGIQIHAPL; encoded by the coding sequence ATGGATGATATAAAATCATATATTAATAATCTACGAAAAAAACTACACCACTGGGCATTTCTTTATTATGTTAAAAATAATCCCGAAGTTTCTGATATGGAATTTGATGAAGCAATGGAAGAATTACGTTTATTAGAAGAGAAAAGACCAGATTTATTAACTATAGATTCACCTACTCAAACAATTGGTACTTCTTTTAAAAAATATTTCAAAAAAGTTCATCATCTTACTCCGATGTTATCATTAAATAGTATTTTTAATGAATTAGAATTAATAGATTTTGATAAAAAAATTAATAATCTATTTAATACTGATAAAATTTTATATTGTTGTGAATTAAAATTTGATGGAATAGCTATTAATCTTATATATAAAAATGGCAGTTTAATACAAGCTGCTACTCGTGGAAATGGTCTGATTGGAGAAGATATTACTGACAATGTTCGTATGGTTAAATCGATTCCCAAATATTTAAATACAGATAATATACCAGATATGTTAGAAATTCGTGGTGAAGTATTAATGTTAAACAATAAATTTACTGAATTAAATCAGATTAATTTTCAAGAAGGAAAAAGGTTATTTTCTAATCCACGTAATGCTGCTGCTGGATCAATACGTAGTATAAATTCAGACATAATATCTAAAAAATATTTAGCTTTTTTTAGTTATGGGGTAGGTTCTTTAGAAAGTCGTACTATTTCTTTTAATAGTCACTGGCAGTGTTTACAACAATTAATATTATGGGGTATACCGGTACATAATTTTAGATATCTATCTAATAATATTAAAGATATTTTGGATATTTATTATAAAGCATGTAAAATCAGATCAAATTTAAATTTTAATATTGATGGTATGGTTATAAAAGTAGATCAATTAAAACTACAGAAAAAACTTGGTTCTACTATTCGTGCCCCTCGTTGGGCTATTGCTTATAAATTTCAATCTAAAGAAAAAATAACAGATTTATATGACGTTAAATTTCAAGTAGGAAGAACGGGGATAATTACACCTATTGCTTGTTTTAAAAAAATTGAAATTTCTGGTGCTAAAATTAAAAATGCTAGTTTATATAATTTTAATGAAATTGAAAGATTGGGTCTAATGTTAGGTGACACCATTATTGTGCAGCGTATAGGTGATGTTATACCTAGAGTTATTAGTGTAGTTTTATATAAAAGAAGATTAAATAAAGTCAAAAAAATTATATTACCAACTCATTGTCCATTATGTAATTCTGTTATTGAAATCAGTAAGAATAAAATAGCGAAATGTACAGGAGGGATTATATGTATAGCACAGAAAAAAGAGTCTATTAAACATTTTGTTTCCTATCAAGGAATGAATATTCAAGGAATTGGTAGTAAAATCATTGATAAACTAGTTGATAATAATTTAATTCATTTTCCATCGGATCTATTTAAACTAAATCATAAAATACTTTGTCAAATAGATAATATTGGACCGATTTTATCAAGAAAGATAATTCTTTCTATAGAAAAATCTAAATCTACTACATTAGATAAATTTTTATATGCTTTAGGTATTAGAGAAGTAGGATTGACAACAGCAAGGAATCTTGCCAAGACTTATGGTACATTAGAAAATATTATTAATGCTGATTTAGATTCACTAAATAATGTCAAAGATGTAGGAGAAAAGACTGCTGTTTATATATATAAGTTTTTTAAAAATGAGAGTAATATTAGATTTATTGAAGAATGTTTACATTCTTCAATTGGTATTCAAATTCACGCTCCTTTATAA
- a CDS encoding YqgE/AlgH family protein has product MNLQHHFLIAMPSLQDPIFRKSVVYICEHNKNGAIGLVINKPVYKFTFKNVLNKLQIASDDTIPSVYLDKPVFSGGPIADDHGFILHTPQEGFGSSVNISPQTMITTSKDILENLGTINQPNEILLIFGYSGWKQGQLEKEILENTWLIAPANNEILFHTPISSRWREAAKTIKIDIYNIANQIGHA; this is encoded by the coding sequence ATGAATTTACAGCACCATTTTCTTATTGCTATGCCTTCATTACAAGATCCGATATTTAGAAAATCGGTTGTATATATTTGTGAACATAACAAAAATGGAGCTATTGGGCTTGTTATTAATAAGCCAGTATATAAATTTACTTTTAAGAATGTTTTAAATAAATTACAAATTGCTTCTGATGATACAATCCCTTCTGTCTATTTAGATAAACCTGTCTTTTCAGGTGGACCAATTGCGGATGATCATGGTTTTATTTTACATACTCCTCAAGAAGGATTTGGATCCAGTGTAAATATTTCTCCTCAAACTATGATTACGACTTCGAAAGATATTTTAGAAAATTTAGGAACTATTAATCAACCTAATGAAATACTTCTTATTTTTGGTTATTCTGGTTGGAAGCAAGGTCAACTTGAAAAAGAAATTTTAGAAAACACTTGGCTTATTGCTCCTGCTAATAATGAAATTTTATTCCATACTCCTATTTCATCACGTTGGAGAGAAGCGGCAAAAACTATTAAAATAGATATTTATAATATCGCTAATCAAATAGGTCATGCTTAA
- the ruvX gene encoding Holliday junction resolvase RuvX has product MIRHNIIAFDFGMRNIGVAVGQYITCTAQPLKSCIAKKGIPNWTQIEKIIMEWLPTIIIVGLPLNMDGSEQFISIKSRLFANQLYILFKIKVILYDERLTTVEAKNNLFLMGGYRALKKNKIDSLSAVVLLESWLSNRDQRDIFSKTFNSSTN; this is encoded by the coding sequence ATGATTCGTCATAACATTATTGCATTTGATTTTGGAATGAGAAATATAGGAGTAGCGGTTGGTCAATATATTACTTGTACGGCTCAACCTCTTAAATCTTGTATAGCGAAAAAAGGAATTCCAAACTGGACACAAATAGAAAAGATTATTATGGAGTGGCTTCCAACTATTATTATAGTTGGTTTACCATTAAATATGGATGGGAGTGAACAATTCATTTCTATAAAATCACGTCTATTCGCTAATCAATTATATATACTATTTAAAATTAAAGTAATATTATATGATGAACGTCTTACTACTGTTGAAGCTAAAAATAATCTATTTTTAATGGGTGGGTATCGTGCTCTAAAAAAAAATAAAATAGATTCTCTATCTGCAGTCGTTCTCTTAGAAAGTTGGCTTTCCAATAGAGATCAAAGAGACATCTTTTCTAAAACTTTTAATTCATCTACTAACTGA
- the purB gene encoding adenylosuccinate lyase, producing the protein MKISSVSLFALSPLDGRYQKQTNILRPIFSEFALIKFRLKIEIYWLKKLSSCNEITELLPFNHYIEKSLNNIIYNFNIKDAKRIKSIEKTIKHDVKAIEYFLIEKIRVRDISKISNIISFIHFGCTSEDINNLSYALMLKKARQEVILPTWSKIINLIKNLAIKYKKIPILSRTHGQPATPSTIGKEMANFSYRLIRQYHQLKLVKILGKMNGTVGNYNAHRIAYPNINWILLSKEFVKSLGIHWNPYTTQIEPHDYMAEFFDCINRFNTILIDFNRDMWGYIARGIFTPCTISSEIGSSIMPHKVNPIDFEHSEGNLGLANVIMKHFSAKLPISRWQRDLTDSTVLRNVGLAIGYSLIAYFALLNGIEKLIINKNYVLKELNQNWQILTEPIQMVMRRYGINNAYEKLKKFSRGKYLNAVDIHEFIDLLPLPEKEKIRLKEMLPCSYIGYAIQLVDELKVLEKMSL; encoded by the coding sequence ATGAAGATTTCTTCTGTCTCTCTCTTTGCTCTATCTCCATTAGATGGTCGATATCAAAAACAAACTAATATATTACGTCCAATTTTTAGTGAATTTGCTTTAATAAAATTTCGTTTAAAAATAGAAATATATTGGTTAAAAAAATTATCATCTTGTAATGAAATTACCGAATTATTGCCTTTTAATCATTATATAGAGAAATCTCTTAATAATATTATTTATAACTTTAATATAAAAGATGCTAAACGTATAAAATCTATAGAAAAGACAATTAAACATGATGTTAAAGCAATAGAATATTTTTTAATAGAAAAAATAAGAGTAAGAGATATATCTAAAATAAGTAATATTATTAGTTTTATTCATTTTGGTTGTACATCCGAAGATATTAATAATCTTTCTTATGCATTAATGCTTAAAAAAGCTCGTCAAGAAGTTATATTACCGACATGGTCTAAGATTATCAATCTAATAAAAAATCTTGCTATAAAATATAAAAAAATTCCTATACTTTCTCGTACTCATGGACAACCAGCCACACCTTCTACTATTGGGAAAGAAATGGCGAATTTCTCCTATCGTTTAATAAGACAATACCATCAATTAAAATTAGTAAAAATATTAGGAAAAATGAATGGTACCGTAGGAAATTATAATGCACATAGAATAGCTTATCCTAATATAAATTGGATTCTTCTTAGTAAAGAGTTTGTTAAGTCTCTTGGTATTCATTGGAATCCTTATACGACTCAAATAGAACCTCATGATTATATGGCGGAATTTTTTGATTGTATAAATCGTTTTAATACAATTTTAATTGATTTCAATAGAGATATGTGGGGATATATTGCTAGAGGAATTTTTACACCATGTACAATTTCTTCCGAAATTGGTTCCTCAATTATGCCTCATAAAGTTAATCCTATTGATTTTGAGCACTCTGAAGGTAATCTTGGTTTAGCAAATGTTATAATGAAACATTTTTCAGCCAAATTACCTATTTCTCGGTGGCAAAGAGATTTAACAGATTCTACTGTATTACGTAATGTTGGATTAGCTATAGGATATTCACTGATAGCTTATTTTGCTTTATTAAACGGTATAGAAAAACTAATCATTAATAAAAATTATGTTTTAAAGGAATTAAATCAAAATTGGCAAATATTAACAGAACCTATCCAAATGGTAATGCGTCGATATGGAATTAACAATGCTTATGAAAAACTAAAAAAATTTAGTAGAGGTAAATATTTAAATGCTGTAGATATACATGAATTTATAGATTTACTTCCGTTACCAGAAAAAGAGAAAATTCGTTTGAAAGAGATGTTACCTTGTAGTTATATTGGTTATGCAATTCAGTTAGTAGATGAATTAAAAGTTTTAGAAAAGATGTCTCTTTGA
- the mnmA gene encoding tRNA 2-thiouridine(34) synthase MnmA, whose translation MINNKKKVIVALSGGVDSSVSAWLLKKQGYKVECVFMKNWEEDNQTECFAKKDLADSEAICDILNIKLHIINFSAEYWDNVFKPFLLQYQLGYTPNPDILCNKEIKFKYFLELAKEDIGADYIATGHYVRRLDLKKETRLLKGIDKNKDQSYFLYSLHYKQIAQCLFPIGHLNKKEVRKIAQELKFINANKKDSTGICFIGKRKFRDFLSIYLPNKHGPIVTTEGHVIGKHHGLIHYTLGQRKGIGIGGLAQYNGDPWYVVEKNLLLNQLIVAQGSQNPRLMSTNLIAKSVNWINGIPINKSFRCTVKTRYRQRETGCIIQPINENRIKVIFDDPIAAVTPGQSAVFYLDECCLGGGIIESHQTLSF comes from the coding sequence ATGATAAATAATAAAAAAAAAGTAATTGTTGCCTTATCGGGAGGAGTAGATTCTTCTGTTTCTGCATGGTTATTAAAAAAACAGGGTTATAAAGTAGAATGCGTATTTATGAAAAATTGGGAAGAAGATAATCAAACGGAATGTTTTGCAAAAAAAGATTTAGCTGATTCAGAAGCTATTTGTGATATACTAAATATAAAATTACATATTATAAATTTTTCTGCTGAATATTGGGATAATGTTTTTAAACCATTTTTATTACAATATCAATTAGGATATACTCCTAATCCTGATATATTATGTAATAAAGAAATAAAATTTAAATATTTTTTAGAACTTGCTAAAGAAGATATTGGAGCGGATTATATTGCTACTGGTCATTATGTACGTCGTTTAGATTTAAAAAAAGAAACTCGACTATTAAAAGGTATTGATAAAAATAAAGACCAAAGTTATTTTTTATATTCATTACATTATAAACAAATAGCACAGTGTTTATTTCCTATAGGACATTTGAATAAGAAAGAAGTACGAAAAATTGCTCAAGAATTAAAATTTATCAATGCTAATAAAAAAGATTCTACAGGTATTTGCTTCATTGGTAAACGTAAATTTAGAGATTTTTTAAGTATTTATTTACCAAATAAACATGGACCGATTGTTACTACAGAAGGTCATGTTATAGGAAAACATCATGGGTTAATTCATTATACTTTAGGTCAAAGAAAAGGAATAGGTATTGGAGGACTTGCTCAATATAATGGAGATCCATGGTATGTGGTAGAAAAGAATTTATTATTAAATCAATTAATTGTAGCACAGGGTTCTCAAAATCCAAGATTAATGTCTACCAATCTTATAGCTAAATCAGTTAATTGGATTAATGGAATACCGATCAATAAATCTTTTCGTTGTACAGTAAAAACTCGTTACCGACAAAGAGAAACCGGTTGTATAATTCAACCTATTAATGAAAATCGTATAAAAGTGATATTCGATGATCCAATAGCAGCGGTGACTCCAGGACAGTCCGCAGTATTTTATCTAGACGAATGTTGCCTTGGTGGAGGTATTATAGAATCTCATCAAACTTTATCCTTTTAA
- the cspE gene encoding transcription antiterminator/RNA stability regulator CspE has translation MAKIKGQVKWFNESKGFGFITPADGSKDVFVHFSAIQGNGFKTLSEGQDVEFEVQDGQKGPSAVNVVAL, from the coding sequence ATGGCAAAGATAAAAGGCCAAGTGAAATGGTTTAACGAATCTAAAGGTTTTGGATTCATCACTCCGGCTGATGGTAGTAAAGATGTTTTTGTACATTTCTCTGCTATTCAAGGAAATGGATTTAAAACGTTATCTGAAGGACAAGATGTAGAATTTGAAGTTCAAGATGGACAAAAAGGACCTTCCGCAGTTAATGTAGTAGCCTTATAG
- the glnS gene encoding glutamine--tRNA ligase gives MKKESLTNFICNIINEDLNLNPHMVIRTRFSPEPNGYLHIGHAKSIFLNFEIARDYQGKCNLRFDDTNPEKENIEYVNAIQHDIKWLGFDLDEDSICYTSNYFKKLYDYALELIHQGLAYVDELSLEDIRKYRGNFFSPGKNSPYRERSIKKNLYYFSKMREGKFSEGSACLRAKIDMTSPFIILRDPVLYRIKFSHHYNTGNEWCIYPTYDFAHCISDAIENITHSLCTLEFADNRRLYDWILRHISLHRSSSHPKQYEFSRLNIKYCVMSKRTLNLLVTEKVVDGWDDPRMPTISGFRRKGYTASSIRKFCHRIGVTKQENYLEIAALEACIRDELNETAPRALAVLNPIQIVFENLPLHYEEYITMFNHPTKPDMGHRLVMFSQSIYIDRSDFLEKANKNYKRLVLGEKIKLRHAYIIQANSVKKDKNGNISLIYCTCDMNSLNKSIRDIKEVRGIIHWVSAKKSISAEFRLYNNLFLHPNPDPDNSKESSIESISHLINPNSLLSQYGYVENSLISTKPGAIYQFERVGYFCIDINCSSSEKLIFNRTVKLRSNWK, from the coding sequence ATGAAAAAAGAATCTCTAACAAATTTTATTTGTAATATTATTAACGAAGATCTAAATTTAAATCCGCATATGGTAATTCGTACGCGATTTTCACCTGAACCAAACGGATATTTACATATTGGTCATGCAAAATCTATTTTTTTAAATTTCGAAATTGCAAGAGATTATCAAGGTAAATGTAATTTACGTTTTGATGATACTAATCCAGAAAAAGAAAATATAGAATATGTTAATGCTATTCAACATGATATAAAATGGTTAGGTTTTGATTTGGATGAAGATTCTATTTGTTATACATCTAATTATTTTAAAAAACTATATGATTATGCACTTGAACTTATTCATCAAGGATTAGCTTATGTAGATGAACTCTCTCTAGAAGATATACGTAAATATAGAGGAAATTTTTTTTCTCCGGGAAAAAATAGTCCTTATAGAGAGCGTAGTATTAAAAAGAACTTATATTATTTTTCAAAAATGAGAGAAGGAAAATTCTCTGAAGGAAGTGCTTGTTTAAGAGCAAAAATTGATATGACATCTCCTTTTATAATTTTGCGAGATCCAGTCCTTTATAGAATAAAATTTTCTCATCACTATAATACAGGTAACGAATGGTGTATTTATCCTACATACGATTTTGCTCATTGTATTTCAGACGCAATAGAAAATATTACACATTCTTTATGTACGTTAGAATTTGCCGATAATCGACGTTTATATGATTGGATATTAAGACATATTAGTCTTCATAGATCTTCTTCTCATCCTAAACAATATGAATTTTCTCGTTTAAATATTAAATATTGTGTTATGTCTAAACGTACATTAAATTTATTAGTAACAGAGAAAGTGGTTGATGGATGGGATGATCCTCGTATGCCAACTATATCTGGTTTTAGACGAAAAGGGTATACTGCTTCTTCAATACGTAAGTTTTGTCATCGTATAGGAGTAACTAAACAAGAGAATTATTTAGAAATAGCTGCTTTAGAAGCATGTATTAGAGATGAATTGAATGAAACAGCCCCGCGTGCCCTAGCTGTACTCAATCCTATTCAAATAGTTTTTGAAAATTTACCTCTTCATTATGAAGAATATATTACAATGTTTAATCATCCTACTAAACCAGATATGGGTCACCGTTTAGTAATGTTTAGTCAATCAATTTATATTGATCGTTCTGATTTTCTTGAAAAAGCAAATAAAAACTATAAAAGATTAGTGTTAGGAGAAAAAATTAAATTACGTCATGCTTATATAATTCAAGCCAATTCTGTTAAAAAAGATAAAAATGGCAATATTTCTCTTATTTATTGTACATGTGATATGAATTCCTTAAATAAATCTATTAGAGATATAAAAGAAGTAAGAGGTATAATCCACTGGGTTTCAGCTAAAAAATCGATTTCAGCCGAATTTAGACTCTATAATAATCTTTTTCTTCATCCTAATCCTGATCCTGATAACTCAAAAGAGTCTTCTATAGAGTCTATTTCTCATCTTATCAATCCTAATTCTCTTTTATCTCAGTATGGATATGTTGAAAATAGTCTCATATCGACTAAGCCTGGTGCGATATATCAATTTGAAAGAGTAGGATATTTTTGTATTGATATTAATTGTTCTAGCTCAGAAAAATTAATATTTAATCGTACCGTAAAACTACGTAGTAATTGGAAATAA
- the rpsU gene encoding 30S ribosomal protein S21 translates to MPIIKVRENEPFDIALRRFKRSCEKAGILAEVRRREFYEKPTTERKRAKASAVKRHIKKITREKKNRRFFI, encoded by the coding sequence ATGCCAATAATTAAAGTTCGCGAAAATGAACCATTTGATATAGCTTTACGTCGTTTTAAACGATCTTGTGAAAAAGCAGGTATTTTAGCCGAAGTAAGACGTAGAGAATTTTACGAAAAACCAACAACTGAAAGAAAACGTGCTAAAGCATCAGCGGTAAAACGTCATATAAAAAAAATTACAAGAGAAAAAAAAAATCGTCGTTTTTTTATTTAA